The sequence AAATTCTTCTTCCGGTCGGGAGTGCGGCAAAGCCGTAAAGATCCGTACCGTTGTTGTCAGGCGTTCCGGCGTAGTTCCATCCAGTCAACGCCTTGAGTGGTTCACCAGATACAGGGGCAGTTCCTAACGCCACGCTCAACAGTCCCCATTCATAGATTGACGGCAAATGCCAGCCGTCAGGGCAAATTCCCTGCACAGCGCGATCAAGTCCGCACGTCTTGCCATAACCGCAAACCAACGGTTCCTTCGAATCGTTCGCCAAGGCAACAGAGTCAATTGCCGCCGCCCAGCTGTAATAACGGCCGCTCACCTTGCAATTTTTTTCATTATCCTGATAGCACCAGTTGCCGCCCTTCAAGCTCGGCGTCTTGACGCTATCGGCATAGTTCAGGTTCTCCGCCATCCACACCTGCGAATAATTTGAGTCTGGCACTTCAATTTTCACGATCTTATACACTTGATTGTCACGCGGGTCGACCATCGAGTCGTACTTGATATTCGGATTCAGGCGGGCGTCCTTGGGCACATTCCAGCTCCACCCATCGGCATCTGCAGAACTGCTACTCGATTTTGCAGAGCTGCTGCTCGATTTTGCGGAACTGCTGCTGGATGACGCAGCAGATTTACCCTTCACGCAGCGGACGGAGAGCACCAAGTTCCTAGCGGCGTAGCTCGGCAAATCTACATCGACTTTGTCATAATCCAAGTTTATCGCATACGCGCATTCAACACCAAGCTGCAGAGAATTTTCGCTGCACTCCGTAGAGCCCCAGAAAAACGTAGTGTAACCCTCGCCGCCGTAGATGCCCGCGTTGCCGATGCCGGCAGGCAGCGCCGAAAAGCCGAAAGAGTCCGTGCCGTTGCCGCTTTTGCCATCATCGTCGTTCCAGCCGCTGGTAGACTTCAGTTTAGTGCCGGCATCTTTTTCACCGCCCACGGCCTTGATTAAATTCACGAAATCAGTTTCGTCGGGCAGACGCCAGCCCTCGGGGCAAGCATTCATCGCCGCATCCCATATATAAAGGCGGCCATACTTGTCGCAGTACTTTGACGAATCGTCATAGCAGAAACTATTGTCTGTTTTGTAGTTCAGGTTTTCGGCCATCCAGACCTGGTCACCGATTGTTACGGTCCTGTAAACCTGGCCGTCGCGGGTATCCGTCAGGGTATTCTTTTCGGCATTGTACGTCGTGTCTTGGGAAGAACTGCTGGATGTCATGCCGGACTCCGTTCCGGCATCACCGTTTTTACTACTGCTCGACTTCGGTGTGACGATTAAGACAACGCTGTCGCCGTCCGCGTAGGCTTCGATGAACTTCTCGAAGGCGGGTACGGTATCTCCGAGGTCCCAAGCTTCGACATTCTTGCGGATGGAATCAAGCCCGCCGTTCGCCGTGACCTCGATAGCCCATTCCGAAATCGTTTTTTTCGTGCCGGAATCTTTCCACTTGCCGGTTTCCACGAACGAGTCCACGAACTTTTCCATGCGCTTTACAAGTCCCGCGTCGTCCGTTTCGGCCTGCATCATCACGCTCACGGCAAGCAGCGCCGCGTTCTCATCGCCCGACTCGAAGATGTTCAGGTTTTCGAACTCCACGAAGTCGCCCTTGATGTCGAATGCCGCAAGCACTTCCTCTTCGGCCTGCGCCTTCGCTTCCGCGAACTTCTTGTCCTTCTCCGTCACGAGGAACATCAGGCGTTCGTATTCCAGTTCCGTAAGCACGTTGATGTTCACGTTCTTGCGGTCCTTGAGGTCGGTCAGTGCGTGCAGCGTCAACTTTTCCGAAGACTTCTTTCCGGAAATTTCGTTGCGGTAGACACCCGTCACCTCGAACAGCGCACACGTGGACTTGAGTGTAACATCCTCGACAGTAAAGTCGCCCTTGTCGCTCTTGACTTTGCCCTCAAAAATTTCGTCCGTAAATTTGAGCGTCTTGCAGTCGATTCCCTGCACAGTCACCGCAGCGCCCTTCACGAACGGGCCCTTCTGCGTCACGCCCGCCACGTTCAAATCGGCGATGATGCCCGCATCCTCCGTAGAGCCGCCCGCAGTCTTGTTGCCATCGAAGCACGCTGTCACAAAAACCGATGCCAACGCGAGCAACATAAACCAATTATTTTTCATCTTGTTCTACTCCCTTATTTTTTGAATCCTCTTTCTTTTCCAGGCGTTCGCTCAACGGAAACAGCTGCAAGTTCATGCGGTAAACCTGTTCGGTCTCGTCGTCTTCCGTCGCAATCGCCACAATGCGGCGGCGGAATTCCGCAATCTCTTTCCTGATCCGTTCATACGCATGGCGCGTAAGCCCGAGCGTAAGCCCCGACATGTCGCGCTCCGAAAGCGGCAAGTCCAAAGCTTTCACCGCAAACTCCCCCATCTGGCGCTGCATATCGCGAGCCGCCACCGGCACCGCATCCACGGGCCCCATCGACACGGACTTTTCCGTCTGGTGGTAATTGCCGTTCCTGTCCTTCTTCAGGAGATCGGCCTTCACCAGAAAATCAAGCGTCTCGGAAACCTCCGCCGCAGAAATCTTCGACTTGCAGGCATGCGCGATTTCCAGCGGTTTCGCCCCCGGCATGTGCACCGCCAGTTCGCGGATAACCGGATTTTTCCATGACTTGAAGTAATCGAATTCCTCACTCCCGAGCACGCGTACCTTGTGCGCCTGCGCCAACGCGCAACGTTCCTCGAAGGCCGCACGCTTCGCCTTATCCCCCTTGGCATGCGCATACGAAACCATCAGCACGAAATACGTGCTCTCGAAACCCGCAAGTCCCATGGCGTTCGCAACCGAGCCGGCCGCACCGATGCTCAGGTTCTTCTTGCCTTCGCAGACATATTTCAGGTAAACCGCCGACGAGAAACCGGCATCGCGCGCAAAATCGCGCCACGTAAAAGCCGAGCTGCGCTTGCGTTCATCGTAGTAATCTTGGATGTACTTACGATAATCGGTATATTCAACGATATCCTTCATAGGTACAAATATAGGTTCTGAATAGTCCTTTGGAACACAAAATTTGCGTTTTTAAGCTAATTTTACCATTTTTTGCATTTTTTCAAAGATTTTCAATATCTAGAACACAAAACCTGTGTCCCCAGGACACAA is a genomic window of Fibrobacter sp. containing:
- a CDS encoding TIGR02147 family protein, which encodes MKDIVEYTDYRKYIQDYYDERKRSSAFTWRDFARDAGFSSAVYLKYVCEGKKNLSIGAAGSVANAMGLAGFESTYFVLMVSYAHAKGDKAKRAAFEERCALAQAHKVRVLGSEEFDYFKSWKNPVIRELAVHMPGAKPLEIAHACKSKISAAEVSETLDFLVKADLLKKDRNGNYHQTEKSVSMGPVDAVPVAARDMQRQMGEFAVKALDLPLSERDMSGLTLGLTRHAYERIRKEIAEFRRRIVAIATEDDETEQVYRMNLQLFPLSERLEKKEDSKNKGVEQDEK
- a CDS encoding FISUMP domain-containing protein produces the protein MLLALASVFVTACFDGNKTAGGSTEDAGIIADLNVAGVTQKGPFVKGAAVTVQGIDCKTLKFTDEIFEGKVKSDKGDFTVEDVTLKSTCALFEVTGVYRNEISGKKSSEKLTLHALTDLKDRKNVNINVLTELEYERLMFLVTEKDKKFAEAKAQAEEEVLAAFDIKGDFVEFENLNIFESGDENAALLAVSVMMQAETDDAGLVKRMEKFVDSFVETGKWKDSGTKKTISEWAIEVTANGGLDSIRKNVEAWDLGDTVPAFEKFIEAYADGDSVVLIVTPKSSSSKNGDAGTESGMTSSSSSQDTTYNAEKNTLTDTRDGQVYRTVTIGDQVWMAENLNYKTDNSFCYDDSSKYCDKYGRLYIWDAAMNACPEGWRLPDETDFVNLIKAVGGEKDAGTKLKSTSGWNDDDGKSGNGTDSFGFSALPAGIGNAGIYGGEGYTTFFWGSTECSENSLQLGVECAYAINLDYDKVDVDLPSYAARNLVLSVRCVKGKSAASSSSSSAKSSSSSAKSSSSSADADGWSWNVPKDARLNPNIKYDSMVDPRDNQVYKIVKIEVPDSNYSQVWMAENLNYADSVKTPSLKGGNWCYQDNEKNCKVSGRYYSWAAAIDSVALANDSKEPLVCGYGKTCGLDRAVQGICPDGWHLPSIYEWGLLSVALGTAPVSGEPLKALTGWNYAGTPDNNGTDLYGFAALPTGRRI